GGCCCTCGGTGCGCAGGGTGGTCACGGGCGGGCTCCTCGGGCGGGCGGTGTCGTCGGGCGGGTTCCCCCGGAGTGCGGCAGCGTCACGCGGGTGCTCCTTCGGGGCGGCGGCGGAGCATCCAGAGGAAGAACGGGCCGCCGGTCAGCGCGGTGAGGACGCCGACCGGGATGTCCTGCGGGGCGGCGAGCGTCCGGGCGGCAAGGTCGGCGAGGACCAGGAACACCGCTCCACCGAGGGCGACGACCGGGAGCAGGGCGCGGTGCGCGGCGCCGACGGCCATCCGGGCCATGTGCGGGACCATCAGGCCGACGAAGCCGATCGCCCCGCTGTACGCGACGAGCGCCCCGGTCATCAGGGAGGCGAGGACGAAGACGGCGGCCCGGAAGCGGGCGGTGTCGAGGCCGAGGACGGTCGCGCCCTCCTCCCCCACCAGGAGCAGGTCGAGCGGGCGGGCCAGGGTGAGGAGGACGGCGGTGCCGACGGCCAGGGTGACGGTGGGGAGCGCGAGCATGTCCCAGCGGGCCGCGCCGAGGCCGCCGAGGGTCCAGTAGAGGACTTCCTGGAGGTGGTCGGCGCGGGCGGAGGTGACCAGGATCAGGCTGGTCAGGGCGGAGAGGACGTAGGAGACGGCGACCCCGGCGAGGACGAGCCGGTTGGTGGTGAGGCCGCCTCCGCCGCGGGCCAGGGTGTAGACGAGGAGCAGCGAGAGCAGCGCGCCCGCGAAGGCCGCGGCGGGGATGGTGACGGTGGTGGCGAGGGTGGCGCCGATGCCGAGGACGATCACGAGGACGGCGCCGGTGGAGGCGCCGGAGGAGACGCCGAGGAGGAACGGGTCGGCGAGCTGGTTGCGGACGAGGGCCTGGAGGACGGTGCCGATGACGGCGAGTCCGGCGCCGACGACGATGCCGAGGAGCACCCGGGGCAGCCGGACGTCCAGGACGATCGTGCGGAAGGGGCTCGCGTCCGCCCGCCCGGTCAGGATGTCGAGGACCTGGCCGGGCGGGATGCGGACGGAGCCGAGAGCGAGTGCGGCGAGCACGGCGGCGGCGAGGAGCGCGGCGAGGGCGCCGAGCACCAGGGTGTAGCGGAGCAGCCGCCGCGGTGCGGGGGTGCGGCAGCTCACGGGGTGGTGGCCCCCGGGTGGAGCTGGGCGGCGAGCTTGTCGACGGCGGCGGGGACGCGGACGCCGAGGACGGCGTCGGAGAGCGGCATGACCGCGAAGCGCTTGTTCTTGACGGCGGGGACGTCGGCGAGGGCCGGGTCGGTGAGGAGGCGCTTCTTCTTCTGTTCGACGGTGGTGGCGCCGTAGTCGTAGATCACGATGACCTCGGGCCTGCGGTCGACGACGTTCTCCCAGGAGGCGTCGCCGAAGGGCTTGTCGAGGTCGGCGAAGACGTTGGTGCCGCCGGCCCGTTCGATCAGTTCGTTGCCGATGCCCTCGCCGCCCGCGGTGAAGGCGGTCTTGTCGCCGCTGTCGTAGACGAAGACGGAGACGGGCTTCAGGTCGGCGAGCTTCTTCGCGGTGGCGGCGTTGTCGGCCTTGGCCTGCTTGATCCAGGCCTCGGCGCGGTCGGCGACGCCGAAGGTGCGGCCGACCTCGCGGATCTCCTCGTAGAGGGTGTCCATGGGCTGGTCGCCCCGGGTGCAGCTCTCGGTGTTGAGCCGGGTCTCGATGCCGGACTTCTTCAGCGCCTCGCGGCCGCGGCCGTCGCCGGCGGTGAAGGCGCTGCTGTAGCCGCCGTAGACGAAGTCGGGGTCGGCGGCGAGGACCTGCTCGTAGGAGGGGTACTCCTTGGCGATGACCGGGACGGAGGCGTAGTCCGCCGCGTACTTCGGCAGGACCTGGTCGTCGAGGTAGGCGGTGCCGACGAGGGACTTCTTCAGGCCCAGTTCCAGCATGATCTCGGTGACGTGCTGGTTCATGGTGACGACGCGCTTCGGCGGGGCCTGGAAGGTGGTGGTGACACCGCAGTTCTTCACGGTGTACGGGAAGCCGTCGCTCTTCGCCGCGGCCTTCTCCCCGGTGGCGGCGTCGCCGTCCGGGGTGGAGCAGGCGGTGAGGGCGAGCGGGAGCAGCACGGCGGCGGCTATGAGCGCGGGGGTGCGCCGGGACATGGCGAGGCCTCTCCGGGGGATTTCCGCGTCCCCTGGTCGATGCGTGAAGGCGGCGGGCCAGTTCCTGACTTCCGGGCCGCCCTCCGGTGCGTCGTCGTCCGCTGGGGAGTCGTCCGCGTGGGAGGGGGCCCGGTCACAGTGGCGGGACCGTGCCGGATTCGCACCGGCTTCCTGGTTCCTGCTGCCTTGATCGGTTCTGGGGGCAGTGTGCCAGACCCGTGCGGGGGCCCCGCGCGGGCACCCCGGTGCGCCCCCGGTGGGTCAGTACGCCTCGACGACCCGCACGTCTTCCTCGGTGATCTCGCCGTCCACGATGCGGTACGAGCGGAACTGGAAGGGCCCGGCGTCG
The nucleotide sequence above comes from Streptomyces sp. NBC_01116. Encoded proteins:
- a CDS encoding FecCD family ABC transporter permease, whose translation is MSCRTPAPRRLLRYTLVLGALAALLAAAVLAALALGSVRIPPGQVLDILTGRADASPFRTIVLDVRLPRVLLGIVVGAGLAVIGTVLQALVRNQLADPFLLGVSSGASTGAVLVIVLGIGATLATTVTIPAAAFAGALLSLLLVYTLARGGGGLTTNRLVLAGVAVSYVLSALTSLILVTSARADHLQEVLYWTLGGLGAARWDMLALPTVTLAVGTAVLLTLARPLDLLLVGEEGATVLGLDTARFRAAVFVLASLMTGALVAYSGAIGFVGLMVPHMARMAVGAAHRALLPVVALGGAVFLVLADLAARTLAAPQDIPVGVLTALTGGPFFLWMLRRRPEGAPA
- a CDS encoding ABC transporter substrate-binding protein, with protein sequence MSRRTPALIAAAVLLPLALTACSTPDGDAATGEKAAAKSDGFPYTVKNCGVTTTFQAPPKRVVTMNQHVTEIMLELGLKKSLVGTAYLDDQVLPKYAADYASVPVIAKEYPSYEQVLAADPDFVYGGYSSAFTAGDGRGREALKKSGIETRLNTESCTRGDQPMDTLYEEIREVGRTFGVADRAEAWIKQAKADNAATAKKLADLKPVSVFVYDSGDKTAFTAGGEGIGNELIERAGGTNVFADLDKPFGDASWENVVDRRPEVIVIYDYGATTVEQKKKRLLTDPALADVPAVKNKRFAVMPLSDAVLGVRVPAAVDKLAAQLHPGATTP